In the Natrinema sp. CBA1119 genome, ATCGGCTTCACCCCCGACACCGTCGACCAGTACTTCGGCGACGTCTGGCGGTTCGTCATTGCGAGCGAGGAGATCAGCCGCGTGTGGCCGAGCCTGAACGTCGCGCTTCAGATGTCGTTCCCGTCGCTGTTCGTCCGCTTCGCCGCCGATGAGACGCGGCAGGCAATGCTCCCGAAACTCGAGGAGAACCGCTGTCTCGGCTGTCTCGCGGTGACAGAACCCGAGGGCGGCAGCGACACGGCCCACCCGAACACCGTCGCGCGAAAGGACGGCGAGGAGTTCGTGCTCAACGGCGAGAAGGTATGGGTCGGCAACGCCCAGATCGCGGACGTCGCGCTCGTCATCGCTCACGACGCGTCCGAGGACGCCCAGGACATGTTCCTGGTCGACCGGGCGAACACCGACTTCGAGACCGAGGAGATGAACAAGCTCGGTTGGAAGGGCGTCCCGAACGGTCGCATGATCCTCGACGACGTCCGAGTCCCGGTCGAGAACCGGTTCTCGACCATCTTCGGCGACGCGATCGCCGACGGCCACGACATCCACGATATCGTCCCGTTCCCCGAGAACGTCAGCCAGCTGTTCTTCGAGCACAAACCGCTCAACGTCATGTTCTCGTTCATGCGAACGGGGATGGCGTTCATGGCGGTCGGGATCATGGAGGCGGCGTTCGAGGACGCGCTGGCGTACGCCCAAGAGCGTGAGACGTTCGGCGAACCGATCGGCCAGCACCAGCTGGTCCAGGAGAAGCTCTACGACGTTCGGACGGCGATCGAGGCCTCGCGTGGCCTCTCCCGCAGCGCCGCCGAAGCGCTCGTCGACGGGGATCCGGACGCTCGACTCCTCTCTTCGCTCGCGAAGGGGTACGCTTGCGAACAGTCGATCGAGGCGACCAGCGACGCGCTGCAGGTGCTTGGCGCGTCGGGGCTGGACCTCGAGAACCGCATGGAGCGCTACTATCGGGACGCCCGTGTGATGACGATCCCGGACGGCACCACCGAGATCCAGAAGCTCATCGTCGGCAAGGAGCTGACCGGGATGAGCGCCTATTGACCGGTCGGCTCGCTCTTACTTCGATTCCATTTGTTCGCTTGCGATTCGGTTCCGATCGGTTCTCTCGGTCTCGCTCGGTTTCCTCGGCCCCGTCGGCTACGATGCCGCGAGCCGCGCGGACCCTACACGGACCGTTGGAAGTCATTTCCGGAGCAACCGCGAACCGTCCTAGGATTGCTCCGGGACATCGTTCCAACAGCCCGTGTCAGCCGTCGGATCGAACGACGATCCGATCGTTCACCGTTTCGACGTTGCTGACGGGGATCCGCAGTCGACCGTCATCGTCAGTGAGGCTGGTGAGCACGGACGACGGGCCGCTGTCGGAGTCGACGACGAGATCGCGGAGGGAGCCGGATTCGGGATCCATCGTGATGGTAGCGAGCGTCCCGTAGTCGGTGCCGTCGATTCCGACGATCGGTTTGCCGCTGAGACGTCGCGCGAATAATTCGCTCATATGGATTCGGCCCACATCCCGTAGTAAATGATTTTGGTCACTCGTTCGGGAAACTAGTTCCAAATGGTATGTCCGGCAACCGCGTGTGACGGTATAAATCACCGCGGATACGCGGAACAAGGCTGAGGCGCGTTACCGATGACCGATGGATAGGCATCGACGATGGCAGATTCCAACGCCAGCACCGGATCCGACGCCGGTTCGAACGCCGATCGCAACCCCGACGAGCCTGCGTCCTGCCTCGCGCCGGCCTCGCTCGTCGAGACGATCGAGTCCCTCGAGGTCGACGCTCGAGAGGTCGAAGCCGCCGTCGCGGGCG is a window encoding:
- a CDS encoding acyl-CoA dehydrogenase family protein; its protein translation is MRLTEDQTAFRDDLRAHLESEIEPIVDEADRNGPMTRDDLLGYLDGLHDLGIGFTPDTVDQYFGDVWRFVIASEEISRVWPSLNVALQMSFPSLFVRFAADETRQAMLPKLEENRCLGCLAVTEPEGGSDTAHPNTVARKDGEEFVLNGEKVWVGNAQIADVALVIAHDASEDAQDMFLVDRANTDFETEEMNKLGWKGVPNGRMILDDVRVPVENRFSTIFGDAIADGHDIHDIVPFPENVSQLFFEHKPLNVMFSFMRTGMAFMAVGIMEAAFEDALAYAQERETFGEPIGQHQLVQEKLYDVRTAIEASRGLSRSAAEALVDGDPDARLLSSLAKGYACEQSIEATSDALQVLGASGLDLENRMERYYRDARVMTIPDGTTEIQKLIVGKELTGMSAY
- a CDS encoding PRC-barrel domain-containing protein, encoding MSELFARRLSGKPIVGIDGTDYGTLATITMDPESGSLRDLVVDSDSGPSSVLTSLTDDDGRLRIPVSNVETVNDRIVVRSDG